The Methanosarcina acetivorans C2A genome includes the window TTGCTTAAACAGATGTGAAGGTAGGCGTAAGCATCTTTAGTTGAGCGGTAAGGTTTAAACCCAAACGAAGTCTTGTCACCTATAGCAGATTCGATTGGACCTAGCACCAGAGAGTGCAGGGTTTGCATTGCTCTGTCATACATAGTTGGTATGCTAAGAGGTCGTAGTTTACCGTTCTTCTTTCGAATGTACTTTCGTGTTAATGGTTTTGCACGGTAGCCCTTGTTCGTTAGTTGTAAAGCGGAACGCATCTTATCTGCCGACGATGACCAGATAATTCCATCAATTCCGGGAGTTCGGCTTCCCTTGTTAGTGGTTACTTTACGAACTGAAAGTAGTTTGGCATATAAGGACCGGGTCAGAAGACGGGAGAGTTTGTTCACGGTTATCCATTTTCCGTTCTTAGCTGCACTTGCAATTCGAGACTGAAGGTTATTAACAACTTCTTTAACTCTTTTCCAATCAATGCTTTTCCATTGTTGGGTGAGTTCTTTGTCTGTAAGGTCCGTAACCGAAGTTATCTCTGGTTTTCTTACATTCATAATTAACAATCCCTGTTGCTTTCGTGACCAATGGCAAGTGGGCATGCTTTCGCATTAAGGAAAGAGTTTTTTTTTTCCCTCCTCTATATTCCCCGTTACAGGGAATCTTTAGCTTTTTGCCATTTCCTCTGCCACCTGTGGTATTGGTTTTCCTCACGGAATTCCTACCTTATAGGGCCACAAATGGTTTACCGAGTTCTATACCATAGATAGTTGTTGGACACTTAGGAGGATCCTATAGGCCGGAAGCTCATATGTCCATTCGTTATGACACGGAACCAGATTGTCATAACCGAGCTTCATTGCCGTTTTGGCTCATGCGTAATTCAACCTGCTTTCGCATGTTGCAAGTCACGACCCCTGTGAATCTTCACCTTTCGGTTCTCCATATGTCCATTTCCCTAGCGGTTTGGAACTGTCAGGTTCAGTTTTACACCTCGTTGTCCTCTGAGCTTTGCACAAATCCGTTGCCAGAGATGCACATCAGAGTAGAGACATTCTGAATGGATAGAAAGGCGGATTGTACCGCAATCCATGGCATAACTTCTCGTCGCACAGGCCCTCCTTGCGGTGTGCCTTTTTCGGTAGGAAACAGATGATAATTCTCAATATATCCGGCTTTTAGGAACTCTTTAAGGATTCGTTT containing:
- a CDS encoding reverse transcriptase N-terminal domain-containing protein, giving the protein MNVRKPEITSVTDLTDKELTQQWKSIDWKRVKEVVNNLQSRIASAAKNGKWITVNKLSRLLTRSLYAKLLSVRKVTTNKGSRTPGIDGIIWSSSADKMRSALQLTNKGYRAKPLTRKYIRKKNGKLRPLSIPTMYDRAMQTLHSLVLGPIESAIGDKTSFGFKPYRSTKDAYAYLHICLSKKIAPEWIVEGDIKACFDEINHTWILDNIPMDKRILKEFLKAGYVENYHLFPTEKGTPQGSPISPIIGNMALNGLENALAMRFYSRSDGTIDKSHQNRHKVNCARFADDCAPRKRIRVTECRIV